Proteins encoded together in one Oenanthe melanoleuca isolate GR-GAL-2019-014 unplaced genomic scaffold, OMel1.0 S084, whole genome shotgun sequence window:
- the LOC130266555 gene encoding olfactory receptor 14J1-like → MSNSSSISHFLLLPLADTRQLQLLHFCLFLGLSLAALLGNGLIISAVACGHHLHTPMFFFLLNLALTDLGCICTTVPKAMHNSLWDTRNISYSGCAAQVFFFMFFMSADFYLLTIMCYDRYVSICKPLHYGTLLGSRACAHMAAAAWASAFLNALLLTANTFSLPLCHGNALGQFFCEIPQILKLSSSKSYLRGLGLIALSACLALVCFVFIVFSYVQIFRAVLRIPSEQGRHKAFSTCLPHLAVVSLFLSTAVFAYLKPSSISSPSLDLSLSVVYSVVPPALNPLIYSLRNQELKAALWRLVTRLVQEH, encoded by the coding sequence atgtccaacagcagctccatcagccacttcctcctgctgccattggcagacacgcggcagctgcagctcctgcacttctgcctcttcctgggcctctccctggctgccctcctgggcaacggcctcatcatcagcgccgtagcctgcggccaccacctgcacacccccatgttcttcttcctgctcaacctggccctcactgacctgggctgcatctgcaccactgtccccaaagccatgcacaattcgctctgggacaccaggaacatctcctactcaGGGTGTGCTGCTCAAGtgtttttctttatgttctTCATGTCAGCAGACTTCTATCTCCTGACtatcatgtgctacgaccgctacgtgtccatctgcaaacccctgcactacgggaccctcctgggcagcagagcttgtgcccacatggcagcagctgcctgggccagtgcttttctcaatgctctgctgctcacggccaatacattttccctgcccctgtgccatggcaatgccctgggtcagttcttctgtgaaatcccacagatcctcaagctctcctCCTCTAAATCCTACCTCAGGGGGCTTGGGCTCATTGCTCTTAGTGCCTGTCTAGCACTTGtgtgttttgtgttcattgttttctcttatgtgcagatcttcagggcagtgctgaggatcccctctgagcagggacggcacaaagccttttccacctgcctccctcacctggctgtggtctccctgttcctcagcactgcagtgtttgcTTACCTGAAGCCCTcatccatctcctccccatccctggatctgtccctgtcagttgtgtactcagtggtgcctccagccctgaaccccctgaTCTACAGCCTtaggaaccaggagctcaaggctGCACTGTGGAGATTGGTGACTAGATTGGTTCAGGAACATTAA